A genomic window from Candidatus Bathyarchaeota archaeon includes:
- the thiI gene encoding tRNA 4-thiouridine(8) synthase ThiI has translation MEVSLNSIYDTVIVRFSGELWLKKLWTRKYYEKKLSRNLRQTLKHYNIEYTELVRKHGRFYMKTSCAVDAADKLSRVFGVSSLSPAVEISSNLDEIIEKGLLLVKHVLKTGNSFAVKCKRVGDHNYSSSDVRKILGQKVLDTFGDELGLSVNLGNPDVVLGVEIRDNQAFVYSQTVDAVGGMPLGVQPRVIGLFSGGIDSPVACWLVMKRGSPVVPVYFDNSPFTDENVTKKALKVAEAVFSWAIGGPRKMYVVQHGENLRQIMETNRKYTCLLCKRMMYRVAERLAEQLHAEGIVTGEAIGEQASQTMTNLRVLSESITEYPVHRPLLGFDKHETEAIARKIGTYKISTRKASGCGAVPYQPSTKAKLEDVLKAEEKLDIQGMIGRSLESVKLVEL, from the coding sequence GTGGAAGTTAGTCTAAACAGTATTTACGATACAGTTATTGTTCGTTTCAGTGGCGAGTTATGGCTCAAAAAACTTTGGACCCGAAAATATTACGAAAAAAAGCTTTCCAGAAACCTAAGGCAGACCCTGAAACATTACAACATTGAATACACTGAACTTGTTCGAAAACACGGCAGATTCTATATGAAAACTTCTTGTGCAGTCGATGCTGCTGACAAATTGTCTCGGGTTTTTGGTGTTTCTTCCCTTTCTCCTGCAGTTGAAATTAGTTCCAACCTTGATGAAATAATTGAAAAAGGTCTACTTTTGGTAAAGCATGTACTAAAAACTGGAAACAGTTTCGCTGTAAAATGCAAACGCGTTGGTGATCACAATTATTCTAGTTCTGACGTTCGCAAGATATTGGGTCAAAAGGTCTTGGACACTTTTGGGGATGAGCTCGGTTTATCGGTTAATCTGGGTAATCCTGACGTAGTTTTAGGGGTTGAAATCAGGGATAATCAAGCCTTTGTTTATTCACAAACAGTTGACGCTGTTGGCGGAATGCCCCTAGGGGTTCAGCCCCGAGTTATTGGTTTGTTTAGTGGCGGCATAGATTCTCCCGTTGCTTGTTGGCTGGTGATGAAACGGGGCAGCCCAGTTGTTCCTGTTTATTTTGATAATTCTCCCTTTACTGATGAAAATGTAACAAAAAAAGCCCTCAAAGTTGCAGAAGCAGTGTTTAGCTGGGCAATTGGGGGTCCACGTAAAATGTACGTGGTTCAACACGGTGAAAACCTCAGACAAATTATGGAAACTAACCGAAAGTACACCTGTCTTTTGTGTAAACGTATGATGTATCGGGTTGCAGAACGCCTTGCTGAACAGTTGCATGCTGAAGGAATCGTTACTGGGGAAGCCATAGGGGAACAAGCCAGCCAAACAATGACCAACTTGAGAGTCCTTAGTGAGTCAATTACAGAATATCCTGTTCATAGACCCTTGTTAGGTTTTGACAAGCACGAAACTGAAGCAATAGCTCGAAAAATTGGAACCTACAAAATCTCAACCCGAAAAGCTTCAGGTTGTGGTGCTGTTCCGTACCAGCCTTCTACAAAAGCAAAACTGGAAGACGTTCTAAAAGCCGAAGAAAAACTGGACATCCAAGGAATGATTGGACGCTCTTTAGAGTCTGTAAAACTAGTTGAGTTGTAG
- a CDS encoding CoA-binding protein, producing MKAFLEQMDTFFDPKAVAVIGASRRTMKAGHVIFKNFVINSQRNLFKGKLYPVNPTEKTIQGFKCYPSILDINDDIDLAVIVVPANFVPGVMHELAEKKVKAAAIITSGFSEIGNHELEQEVADIAKKAGIRVLGPNCLGVYDSSTGVDMLFLPETKTLGTGDEVIATPRPRPGPIAVVTQSGAFGAAALDYLAGKQMGVSKFVSFGNKADVTASEMLKYLLYDEKTRVMLMYAESIDKGREFMDVARTVTCKKPIIALKVGRSVAGARAAASHTGSIAGSDEIYSSAFKQVGVLRANDLEEFFDMGKALAFQAPIAGKNVAIITDAGGPGIMCVDECIAQGLNVDRFSEETLAKFEKLKTDGKIPRFATNYNPVDLTGSVTSEMFEEGIKILFEDPNIDGIIVLGLHHLPALQDDFVDRVYELSKKYKKSLVACDIGETEMALHIRSKFDKLGIPAYLSPEDAARAMAALSRYGTYLKKTGCFDNYVEEFLKRKNLFETRKENWSKKA from the coding sequence ATGAAAGCATTCTTGGAACAAATGGACACCTTCTTTGACCCAAAAGCAGTTGCCGTTATTGGTGCATCTCGCCGAACAATGAAGGCAGGACACGTTATCTTCAAAAACTTTGTTATTAACAGTCAACGAAACCTGTTCAAAGGAAAATTGTATCCTGTCAATCCTACTGAAAAAACAATACAGGGATTCAAATGTTATCCTTCAATATTGGACATAAATGATGACATTGATTTGGCTGTTATTGTTGTTCCTGCAAATTTTGTTCCAGGTGTTATGCATGAACTTGCAGAAAAGAAAGTAAAAGCTGCTGCAATTATTACTTCTGGATTTAGTGAAATTGGAAATCATGAACTAGAACAAGAAGTAGCAGACATTGCCAAAAAAGCTGGAATCCGTGTTCTTGGTCCAAACTGTCTAGGTGTCTACGATTCATCAACCGGTGTAGACATGTTGTTCCTTCCAGAAACAAAGACCTTAGGCACTGGAGATGAAGTAATTGCCACACCACGACCCCGACCTGGACCTATAGCTGTAGTCACTCAGAGTGGTGCCTTTGGTGCAGCCGCTTTGGATTATTTGGCTGGTAAACAGATGGGCGTTAGTAAGTTCGTAAGTTTCGGTAACAAAGCCGACGTAACCGCTTCAGAGATGCTCAAGTACCTGTTATATGACGAAAAAACCCGTGTTATGCTCATGTACGCAGAAAGTATTGATAAAGGACGAGAATTCATGGACGTTGCACGAACGGTTACTTGCAAAAAACCTATTATCGCTCTAAAAGTAGGTCGATCCGTTGCAGGAGCTCGTGCTGCTGCGTCTCACACTGGTTCTATTGCTGGTTCTGATGAGATTTATTCTAGTGCCTTCAAACAAGTTGGCGTTTTGAGAGCAAACGACCTTGAAGAATTTTTTGACATGGGTAAAGCCCTAGCTTTTCAGGCACCAATTGCTGGAAAAAATGTAGCAATTATAACAGACGCTGGTGGACCTGGAATTATGTGTGTCGATGAGTGTATTGCTCAAGGACTTAACGTGGACAGGTTCTCTGAAGAAACATTAGCAAAGTTTGAAAAACTAAAAACTGACGGAAAGATTCCTAGGTTCGCAACTAACTATAACCCTGTTGACTTAACTGGCTCTGTAACTTCTGAAATGTTTGAAGAAGGAATCAAAATACTTTTCGAAGACCCAAATATCGACGGAATTATTGTTTTAGGTCTGCACCATCTTCCTGCTCTTCAGGACGACTTTGTTGATCGTGTTTATGAGTTAAGTAAAAAATACAAAAAATCACTTGTTGCTTGTGACATTGGCGAAACGGAAATGGCTCTTCACATTCGTTCAAAATTTGACAAGCTTGGAATCCCTGCTTACTTATCCCCCGAAGATGCTGCTCGTGCTATGGCTGCCCTTTCTCGGTATGGAACTTATCTTAAGAAAACCGGCTGTTTTGACAATTATGTCGAAGAATTTCTGAAACGAAAAAATTTGTTTGAAACTCGAAAAGAAAATTGGTCAAAGAAAGCTTAA
- a CDS encoding exonuclease, translating into MSEAPRIHSKANVSKTGAILLGKHVACDAYHDSRPIRVVSHAHSDHMVGVGKSLKNCEATVMTPATKDLIDALKGPRWLARGPVKTVDYGEKFTYGNETLTFHYADHILGTAQTLVEDKDNTRILYTSDFRYSRTPLVETDILVMEATYGHPVRVRPFSMMVEGMLVSMVEQGLKKGPVYVFGYHGKLQKMMQILYEAKIKTPFIVPEKIFKVSKICEQHGMKLGKRLLDFDSDKAQSMLTQNESSVVFYHSYSRKKVENEALQIHASGWEFQKPCRKVGTNKYVVALSDHSDFNELLEYVERCKPKLVITDRHRSEAANIFAKEIEKRLKIPARAAPS; encoded by the coding sequence GTGTCTGAGGCGCCACGAATTCATTCAAAAGCTAACGTAAGCAAAACAGGTGCAATACTGTTAGGAAAACATGTTGCATGTGACGCCTACCACGATTCCAGACCAATTCGAGTTGTTTCTCACGCTCATTCAGACCATATGGTTGGTGTGGGAAAGAGCCTAAAAAACTGCGAAGCAACAGTAATGACTCCTGCAACAAAAGATCTGATTGACGCCCTAAAAGGTCCACGATGGCTAGCCAGAGGTCCCGTGAAAACAGTGGATTATGGGGAAAAATTCACGTATGGCAACGAAACATTGACCTTTCATTACGCAGATCACATTTTGGGAACAGCACAAACCTTAGTTGAAGATAAAGACAATACACGAATACTGTATACCAGCGACTTTAGATATTCCCGAACACCCTTAGTGGAAACTGACATACTTGTTATGGAGGCAACTTACGGTCACCCAGTTCGGGTTAGACCCTTCAGCATGATGGTTGAAGGCATGCTTGTTTCAATGGTGGAACAGGGTTTGAAAAAAGGACCAGTATACGTTTTTGGGTATCATGGCAAGCTACAAAAAATGATGCAAATATTATATGAGGCAAAAATCAAAACCCCATTTATTGTTCCAGAAAAAATTTTTAAAGTATCAAAAATATGTGAGCAACATGGAATGAAACTAGGCAAGAGGCTTCTTGATTTTGACTCAGATAAAGCGCAATCCATGTTAACTCAAAACGAATCGTCTGTTGTCTTTTATCATTCATATTCTCGCAAAAAAGTTGAAAACGAAGCTTTACAAATCCACGCGAGCGGGTGGGAGTTCCAAAAGCCTTGTCGAAAAGTAGGCACTAACAAGTATGTGGTTGCTTTAAGTGACCATTCAGACTTCAATGAGTTACTAGAGTATGTAGAACGTTGCAAACCAAAACTGGTAATCACTGACAGGCACAGGTCAGAAGCAGCAAACATTTTTGCAAAAGAAATTGAAAAACGATTAAAAATACCCGCCAGAGCAGCACCCTCATAA
- the mer gene encoding 5,10-methylenetetrahydromethanopterin reductase has translation MVKFGIEFVPKEAYWKTVYYAIQSEKRGFDNLWITDHYNNRNVYTTLATTALYTKKIIFGPGVTNPYMINPVMTAQSLASLDEMAPGRVVLGMGAGDVTTLATTGVEAKKQLSAVVDAITIFKKMLEGKSVKYEGKVFSVNGTKFNFKPRGQIPIYIGAQGPKMLATAGKIGDGVLINASHPRDIDYAVSQIKKGVEEAGKSMSDIDVTAYTSFAVDKKVDKAMAAASPVAAFIVAGSPDVVLERHGLNMEKVNAIRNGLAKGDFGTAFGSVTPEMIEAFAIAGTPDMCNEKIARLLKAGITQFVVGSPVGPNVRKSIDIISESVIPQFK, from the coding sequence ATGGTAAAGTTTGGAATCGAATTTGTACCCAAAGAAGCATACTGGAAAACAGTCTATTATGCAATTCAATCAGAAAAACGTGGATTTGACAACCTGTGGATAACTGACCACTACAACAACCGCAACGTGTACACAACTCTAGCAACAACTGCCCTTTACACCAAGAAAATCATCTTCGGCCCAGGAGTAACCAACCCATACATGATTAACCCAGTAATGACGGCTCAATCTTTAGCCTCATTAGATGAAATGGCGCCTGGAAGAGTTGTTTTGGGAATGGGCGCAGGTGACGTTACAACTCTTGCAACTACTGGAGTTGAAGCAAAAAAACAATTGTCTGCAGTAGTGGATGCCATTACAATCTTCAAGAAAATGCTTGAAGGAAAAAGCGTCAAATATGAAGGAAAAGTGTTCTCAGTTAACGGTACCAAATTTAACTTTAAACCTAGAGGACAAATCCCAATTTACATCGGTGCCCAGGGACCAAAAATGCTTGCAACCGCAGGAAAAATCGGCGACGGAGTTTTGATTAATGCTTCTCATCCACGAGACATCGATTACGCAGTTAGTCAAATCAAGAAAGGTGTTGAAGAGGCTGGAAAAAGCATGTCAGACATAGATGTTACGGCTTACACGTCATTTGCAGTGGACAAGAAAGTTGACAAAGCAATGGCAGCAGCATCTCCAGTTGCAGCGTTCATCGTTGCAGGCAGCCCCGACGTAGTACTGGAAAGACATGGACTAAACATGGAAAAAGTAAACGCCATCCGCAATGGTTTAGCTAAAGGTGACTTTGGCACTGCTTTTGGTTCAGTTACCCCAGAAATGATTGAAGCTTTCGCTATCGCAGGCACTCCCGACATGTGCAATGAAAAGATAGCCAGACTGCTTAAAGCTGGAATAACCCAGTTCGTTGTTGGTTCACCAGTAGGACCTAATGTCCGAAAATCAATTGACATAATCAGCGAATCGGTTATTCCCCAATTCAAGTAA
- a CDS encoding serine/threonine protein kinase → MSTIHIAVRSFRNLDPEDFHLLQALEQQMKNYEYAPKDAIQNQAQIPFSELDYRLPLLMKKRLVQGWGGKYIGYRLTTAGHDILAINALVTANIITALGKPLGVGKESDVYEALAPDETPVALKFHRIGRTSFKKTKLKRNYTTKYSYTPDWHHQSHISAKKEYAALKLLHPQGVSVPKPIMQNRHVLVMSLIEGAELFRNPVLEDAHATYDEILANVKITYQKVKMIHGDLSPYNIIVQPNQHILVIDWPQNISLKHPNAKELLERDLRNVLTFFQRKYDFKNKLEDALAYVNEDYKN, encoded by the coding sequence ATGTCTACTATTCACATTGCTGTTAGATCCTTTCGTAACCTTGACCCTGAAGACTTTCATCTACTGCAAGCCCTTGAACAGCAAATGAAAAATTATGAATATGCACCAAAAGACGCTATCCAAAATCAGGCACAAATTCCGTTTTCGGAGCTAGATTATCGGTTACCCCTTTTGATGAAAAAACGTTTAGTGCAAGGTTGGGGCGGAAAATATATTGGCTATCGATTAACGACAGCAGGGCATGATATTCTGGCTATTAATGCTCTTGTAACTGCCAACATAATCACAGCCCTTGGCAAGCCTTTGGGGGTTGGAAAAGAATCCGATGTTTATGAGGCACTTGCACCTGATGAAACCCCAGTGGCTTTAAAGTTTCATCGTATCGGGCGAACAAGTTTCAAAAAAACTAAACTTAAACGAAATTATACCACAAAATACAGTTACACTCCGGACTGGCACCACCAGTCTCATATCTCGGCCAAAAAAGAATACGCTGCCCTGAAACTGTTACATCCCCAAGGAGTTTCTGTTCCCAAACCAATCATGCAAAATCGTCATGTTTTAGTTATGAGCCTGATAGAAGGTGCAGAGCTTTTTCGTAACCCTGTATTGGAAGATGCCCACGCAACCTATGACGAGATACTAGCTAACGTGAAAATAACATACCAAAAAGTCAAAATGATTCATGGTGACCTCAGCCCATACAACATTATAGTTCAGCCAAACCAGCACATTCTGGTAATTGATTGGCCGCAAAACATTTCTCTTAAACATCCGAACGCAAAAGAATTACTAGAACGGGACCTTCGAAATGTTCTGACGTTTTTCCAGCGAAAATATGACTTCAAAAACAAGTTAGAAGATGCCCTAGCTTATGTCAATGAAGACTACAAAAACTAA
- a CDS encoding 4Fe-4S binding protein, whose protein sequence is MPGKYEEKKSSFFDLLEDVPDSEEEQKPASERSELLKSMGVEDRFEEGTINIDMRTCRGIECNLCVKACPTNALYWKGGDIGIINDLCIHCTACVANCMVDDCICVTRKRPDGKNEKFSNPKDVCMLLKKINSKKGVNRVTALYPTVEEYLDRHGE, encoded by the coding sequence ATGCCGGGCAAGTATGAGGAGAAAAAATCAAGCTTTTTTGATCTCCTTGAAGATGTGCCAGATAGTGAAGAGGAACAAAAACCAGCAAGTGAAAGGTCTGAACTGTTAAAATCCATGGGCGTTGAAGACCGTTTTGAAGAAGGCACCATCAATATTGACATGAGAACATGCAGAGGAATAGAATGCAACTTGTGTGTAAAGGCATGTCCCACAAACGCGTTGTATTGGAAGGGAGGGGACATTGGAATCATAAATGACCTTTGTATTCACTGCACTGCTTGTGTAGCAAACTGTATGGTTGATGATTGTATATGCGTTACAAGAAAACGTCCTGATGGTAAAAATGAAAAATTTAGTAACCCAAAAGATGTCTGCATGTTACTGAAAAAAATCAACTCAAAAAAAGGAGTTAACAGGGTAACTGCACTTTATCCAACAGTTGAAGAATACCTTGACCGCCACGGCGAATAA
- a CDS encoding 4-demethylwyosine synthase TYW1 produces the protein MAMLHRQKYHVVGNHSAVKRCRWLYNSIVQGRTCYKQKFYGISSHQCLQMTPSLFHCTLGCVFCWRAQSGDHDMHWDETQLPKWDDPETIIDGCINEQRRILTGYKATPNADQTKRLQALNPKHAAISLTGEPTIYPYLDGLIKNFHKREFTTFLVSNGTIPEALSNLSEEPTQLYISVSAFDKEAFSKICRPSSNSAWEKLNETLELLPSFNCPTVIRFTLAKNLNLEYPQQFAKLVEKANPTYLEPKAYMHVGFSRLRMDGTNMPLHQEIKNFGTKLSEEIGYNIIDESVDSRVVLLSRLEKAIKLA, from the coding sequence ATGGCGATGTTGCATCGGCAAAAGTATCATGTGGTAGGAAACCACTCGGCAGTAAAACGGTGCAGGTGGCTTTACAACAGCATAGTTCAGGGCAGAACTTGTTACAAACAAAAATTCTACGGAATAAGCAGCCACCAATGCCTGCAGATGACTCCTTCCTTGTTTCATTGCACGTTAGGTTGTGTTTTTTGTTGGCGCGCCCAAAGTGGGGACCATGATATGCATTGGGACGAAACTCAATTACCCAAATGGGACGACCCTGAAACCATAATCGACGGATGCATTAACGAACAACGACGTATATTAACTGGATACAAAGCAACCCCCAACGCTGACCAAACCAAACGTTTACAAGCTTTAAACCCCAAACACGCCGCCATAAGTCTAACCGGAGAACCAACCATTTATCCTTATTTGGATGGATTAATCAAAAACTTTCACAAACGAGAATTTACCACTTTTCTCGTTTCTAATGGAACAATTCCTGAAGCACTTTCTAACTTAAGCGAAGAACCCACCCAACTGTACATTTCAGTTTCAGCTTTTGACAAAGAAGCATTTTCGAAGATTTGTCGCCCAAGCAGTAATAGCGCATGGGAAAAACTCAATGAAACTTTGGAACTGCTTCCCAGCTTCAACTGCCCTACAGTAATCAGGTTCACTTTGGCAAAGAACTTGAATCTTGAGTACCCCCAACAGTTTGCAAAACTTGTCGAAAAAGCCAATCCAACTTATTTGGAACCAAAAGCATACATGCATGTAGGTTTTTCCCGGCTAAGAATGGACGGCACTAACATGCCTTTACATCAAGAAATCAAAAATTTTGGAACTAAACTTTCTGAAGAGATAGGTTACAACATTATTGATGAATCAGTGGACAGCAGAGTTGTTTTGCTTAGCCGTTTGGAAAAGGCTATTAAGTTAGCTTAA
- a CDS encoding coenzyme F420-0:L-glutamate ligase: MAGKYKALAVKTRYWKPNDDYIKDIIEAIKHVVADGDFVTVSEKAISTALGNIVDESKIKPSRLARFIAKYWMRIAWPYVLGPVCHLRKKTIDDLRCYPVEEGSRHKQLALQRSGFFHALMHGSEGGIDGSNLPFSYVCLPLENAEKIVYELRERIHNELGKKVSVAVVDTDKTYSLNGFHFTPRPKPIKGIFSFGGFVAYVVGWSLKLKKRATPLALSGSRLSTDDAIEIAKIANRTRGAGAGRTVWDMAKNFKVSLTGVTWEMLEQTEHRPVVIIRFKEIKSKTHKNEC; the protein is encoded by the coding sequence GTGGCTGGAAAATACAAAGCTCTGGCAGTTAAAACCAGATACTGGAAACCAAACGATGATTATATCAAAGACATAATTGAAGCCATAAAACATGTTGTCGCTGATGGAGACTTTGTCACTGTATCAGAGAAAGCAATTTCCACCGCCCTTGGCAACATAGTTGACGAAAGCAAAATCAAACCGAGCCGTCTTGCACGTTTCATTGCCAAATACTGGATGCGCATAGCTTGGCCTTATGTTCTGGGACCTGTTTGTCATTTGAGAAAAAAAACAATAGATGATCTTCGTTGTTATCCTGTTGAAGAAGGAAGTCGCCACAAACAGTTAGCGTTACAGCGAAGTGGTTTTTTTCATGCATTGATGCATGGCTCAGAAGGTGGAATTGACGGAAGCAATTTGCCTTTTTCTTATGTTTGTCTTCCCCTAGAAAATGCAGAAAAGATTGTTTATGAACTTAGGGAGCGGATCCATAATGAACTTGGAAAAAAAGTTTCAGTTGCAGTTGTGGATACTGACAAAACATATTCTTTGAATGGATTTCATTTTACGCCTCGTCCAAAACCAATAAAAGGAATTTTTTCATTTGGCGGATTTGTTGCATATGTTGTTGGGTGGTCCCTTAAACTAAAAAAACGAGCTACGCCTTTAGCTTTATCTGGTTCTAGATTGTCAACTGATGACGCTATTGAAATTGCTAAAATTGCTAACCGAACTCGTGGTGCAGGGGCTGGTCGAACTGTTTGGGATATGGCTAAAAACTTTAAGGTTAGTTTGACAGGAGTTACTTGGGAGATGCTTGAGCAAACTGAGCATCGGCCCGTAGTAATTATCCGATTTAAGGAAATAAAATCCAAAACGCACAAAAATGAGTGTTAA
- a CDS encoding GNAT family N-acetyltransferase, translating to MEFTTKNGLKIIFRPEQPDDTEMLWVMFSTLSKKSASYLLPPFPRDRIENWTNEIDYDELLAIVAVLTEKDKQRIIGSTSLKFNSQKPLKHKAELGLTVHDDYQNMGIGNALLKHIINVARTKKLKKIHLNVSAENDRAIHLYKKAGFITEGTFHKASYVNGKYRDEHRMAFFL from the coding sequence ATGGAATTCACTACAAAAAATGGGTTAAAAATCATTTTTCGACCCGAACAACCTGATGATACTGAAATGTTGTGGGTAATGTTTTCAACCCTTTCCAAAAAAAGTGCATCGTATCTGCTTCCTCCGTTTCCTCGAGACCGTATAGAAAACTGGACAAATGAGATCGATTATGATGAACTGTTAGCAATTGTTGCAGTGTTAACTGAGAAAGATAAACAACGAATCATTGGTTCAACCTCATTAAAGTTTAATTCCCAAAAACCTTTGAAACACAAAGCTGAGTTGGGGCTTACTGTTCATGATGATTACCAGAATATGGGTATCGGTAATGCTTTGCTCAAACACATAATTAATGTTGCCCGAACCAAAAAGTTGAAAAAAATTCATCTAAACGTAAGTGCTGAAAACGACCGGGCCATTCATTTGTACAAAAAAGCAGGATTTATAACTGAAGGAACTTTCCACAAAGCAAGTTACGTCAACGGCAAATATCGTGACGAGCATCGAATGGCCTTTTTTCTTTAA
- a CDS encoding sugar phosphate isomerase/epimerase, with protein MDLIFGFDVVRKPVEDYFEYASKYGLSHLEIDLIRENSFIETFDAEKIFNLRNLSEDFDISLSLHTPFSINPSDKIPTIRDATIAYLRRCVAVAYELNATHVTTHVGYCLGVKPSKQKALNRLVMNLKQVLRDCQEFGVNLAIENVNPMPENSEMFYLADSIEECTFLLNELDSQYINLCLDTGHANINEGPLAYLKKFGKKIINIHFHDNNGKTDDHLDVGQGTIPWKKVVEALKAINFYGPYVSECFNSKPHEAKKALLKYF; from the coding sequence ATGGACTTGATTTTTGGGTTTGATGTTGTCAGAAAACCTGTTGAGGATTATTTTGAATATGCTTCAAAGTATGGTTTGAGTCATCTGGAAATTGATTTAATCCGTGAAAATTCGTTTATCGAAACTTTTGATGCTGAAAAAATCTTCAATCTTAGAAACTTGTCTGAAGATTTCGACATTAGTTTGAGTTTGCATACCCCGTTTAGTATTAATCCCTCTGACAAGATTCCCACAATCAGGGATGCCACCATCGCATATTTGCGGCGTTGCGTGGCTGTTGCTTACGAATTGAATGCAACCCATGTAACTACTCATGTGGGTTACTGTCTCGGTGTTAAGCCCTCAAAACAAAAAGCCCTGAACCGACTAGTTATGAATCTCAAACAAGTTCTAAGAGATTGCCAAGAATTTGGCGTGAACTTAGCAATCGAAAACGTTAATCCTATGCCTGAAAACTCTGAAATGTTCTATCTAGCAGATAGTATTGAAGAGTGCACGTTTTTGTTGAATGAGCTTGATTCACAGTATATCAATTTGTGCTTGGATACTGGTCACGCAAACATCAACGAAGGTCCATTGGCTTATCTCAAAAAGTTTGGGAAAAAAATCATTAACATTCATTTTCATGACAACAACGGAAAAACCGATGACCACCTAGATGTGGGACAAGGTACTATTCCGTGGAAAAAAGTTGTTGAAGCTTTGAAGGCAATCAATTTTTATGGTCCTTATGTTTCAGAATGCTTTAATTCAAAACCCCATGAAGCAAAAAAAGCCCTACTGAAATACTTCTAA
- a CDS encoding cysteine--tRNA ligase: MGLRVFNTMSGQMEEFVPLHEKQVGLYVCGPTVYDWAHLGHARTYLAFDVIVRWLEFKGYSVFYVQNITDVGHLTTDTAEDKITKRAIERKVEPMQLVEFYMREYFKDLDALGVKRPDISPRATGHLLDMIDSIQSLLKNGFAYEVNGNVFFDISKLADYGKLSKIKLDEMLEGSRFEVHSDKKNSRDFALWKRAEPETVLKWWSPWGYGFPGWHIECAVMGLKYLGKQFDIHGGARDLIFPHHENEIAQSESITGTKPFVKYWLHTGFLKINGEKMAKSLGNYITVRDALKKHSADAIRLFVMSTHYRSEIDFTDERLKGAETSLNRLYSSLESLEDAKKVSVKRESTQSEQIFSENVAKLEEDFVNAMDEDFNTPQALAALFDMSKEINRFLAEQKQVSSGVLEQVYYSFSGLGKALGLFQQEKPKDVGGQVTADLVHLLFDLREELRKKGEYDLSDEIRARMKKTGLIIEDTAEGPKWKLV; the protein is encoded by the coding sequence ATGGGTTTGCGAGTTTTTAACACGATGAGCGGTCAGATGGAAGAGTTTGTGCCATTACATGAGAAACAAGTCGGATTGTATGTCTGTGGACCCACAGTTTATGATTGGGCTCATCTGGGTCATGCCCGAACGTATCTTGCTTTTGACGTTATTGTTCGTTGGTTGGAGTTCAAGGGCTACTCTGTTTTTTATGTTCAAAACATCACTGACGTGGGGCACCTTACTACCGATACCGCAGAAGACAAAATCACAAAACGTGCCATAGAACGAAAAGTTGAACCCATGCAGTTAGTGGAGTTTTACATGCGTGAATACTTCAAAGATCTTGATGCCTTAGGTGTTAAGCGTCCAGATATTTCTCCTCGGGCTACTGGTCATCTTCTTGATATGATTGACTCGATTCAATCCTTGCTTAAGAATGGATTTGCCTATGAAGTAAACGGTAACGTGTTTTTTGACATTTCCAAACTAGCTGATTATGGTAAATTGTCCAAAATTAAACTAGATGAAATGCTTGAAGGTTCTCGATTTGAAGTTCACTCGGATAAAAAAAATTCACGAGATTTTGCCTTGTGGAAACGGGCTGAACCCGAAACTGTGCTAAAATGGTGGAGCCCATGGGGTTATGGTTTTCCGGGATGGCACATTGAATGTGCGGTTATGGGTTTGAAGTATCTGGGAAAACAGTTTGATATTCATGGGGGCGCCCGTGATTTGATTTTTCCTCATCACGAGAATGAGATTGCTCAAAGTGAATCGATTACAGGCACTAAGCCCTTTGTTAAGTATTGGTTGCATACCGGTTTTCTGAAAATCAACGGAGAAAAGATGGCAAAATCTTTAGGTAACTACATTACTGTTCGTGACGCTCTAAAGAAACATTCTGCGGATGCTATACGCCTTTTTGTCATGTCCACTCATTACCGAAGTGAAATAGACTTTACAGATGAACGATTGAAGGGTGCTGAAACTAGTTTGAATCGTCTCTATAGTAGTTTGGAATCTTTGGAAGATGCCAAAAAAGTTTCAGTGAAACGAGAATCAACTCAGTCTGAACAAATATTTAGTGAAAATGTTGCGAAACTTGAGGAAGATTTCGTGAACGCCATGGATGAAGATTTCAATACTCCGCAGGCGTTAGCTGCTCTTTTTGATATGTCCAAAGAGATTAACAGATTTTTGGCTGAGCAAAAGCAGGTGAGTTCTGGTGTTTTGGAACAGGTTTATTACAGTTTTTCAGGGCTTGGGAAGGCGTTGGGTTTGTTCCAGCAAGAGAAACCTAAGGATGTTGGTGGACAGGTAACTGCTGATTTGGTTCATTTGCTTTTTGATTTGAGAGAGGAATTACGAAAAAAAGGCGAATATGATTTGTCAGATGAAATTCGAGCCCGAATGAAAAAAACTGGTTTAATTATTGAAGATACTGCAGAGGGACCCAAGTGGAAGTTAGTCTAA